The Clostridium septicum genome contains a region encoding:
- a CDS encoding TetR/AcrR family transcriptional regulator yields the protein MNETKELILKNTIELISKKGDATIREIAEKAKVNVASINYHFGNKNNLLKEVESYFSETLYRVQNNVLENPNLDAEEKIIQWALELMEFMFKYPSIVSLISKLVNEENAYSPAILDKVYMNSEIIEKLSMLIAIVTNISDEKIIQFKYLQIFSGILGPVLNELLFTIYRKENSLSMRNENIREEYIRYLVRTNLK from the coding sequence ATGAATGAAACTAAGGAATTAATACTTAAAAATACAATAGAATTAATTTCTAAAAAGGGAGATGCTACTATTAGAGAAATAGCAGAAAAAGCTAAGGTAAATGTTGCATCTATAAATTATCATTTTGGGAATAAGAATAATTTATTAAAAGAAGTAGAGAGCTATTTTAGTGAGACTTTATATAGAGTTCAAAATAATGTGTTAGAAAATCCTAATTTAGATGCTGAAGAAAAAATTATACAATGGGCTTTGGAGTTAATGGAATTTATGTTTAAGTATCCAAGTATAGTTTCTTTAATATCAAAATTAGTAAATGAAGAAAATGCATATAGTCCAGCTATACTAGATAAAGTATATATGAATAGTGAGATAATAGAGAAATTAAGCATGTTAATTGCTATAGTAACTAACATAAGTGATGAAAAAATTATACAGTTTAAATATCTTCAAATATTTTCAGGAATATTAGGGCCGGTTTTAAATGAGCTTTTGTTTACAATATATAGAAAAGAAAATTCTTTAAGTATGAGAAATGAAAATATTAGAGAAGAATATATAAGATATTTGGTTAGAACAAATTTAAAATAA